A genomic stretch from Neodiprion fabricii isolate iyNeoFabr1 chromosome 3, iyNeoFabr1.1, whole genome shotgun sequence includes:
- the LOC124178323 gene encoding organic cation transporter protein-like has protein sequence MSIRRLSQGKAERKDPAEESEQKSQIANFEQPTRSGSTSGISEKSVTAKLKNTTEPNSSSNGDSANDEVNADLVFEAALLNYGSRKCFMLGLFLLCTSPGILNGFHVMVYVFYGYTPQHWCAIPVLEKAGWTPEQIRNISSPKPGDWSNCEYYKRNYAALEKMSYQQAMRNVESQTKRHILTDCIEFSYDLKDAQGTSVVTEWDLVCQRLALKATVQTAVSAGKFVGAFTFGMIADRFGRKVAFTTACCIYILAGPIVAFTSLYQLLIAARVFIGIAGLGAFESAYSIVSEISPPKLRSTFGVLYNQSYPAGILGVSLIAYYVRDWRNLQLCVSLPALFLVFHVWLIPESPRWLYYSGRTSRAWAIVGKYSDEDPTARHKRTSGSNRTASQKSLSARIRAAIVNCSSYLHHKEFRIRLIVCWVVWFFTAMSYYALTINSASLKTDPYVYVALSGVVEATSYVFPVPLLRVVGRRTVATGLLLTASFALLLLLIIPTNMTGWKVAASLLGRLCVSAVFSVIIIHAFELFPTVTRNTAIGTSSTMAHAGSVFAPYLVDFFAIYGWFIPSTICGLGLLLAGFLTQTLPETKDLALYDTLDDLSSRCRDHPEEKVSIKNCTLCRYLGKTRTNV, from the exons ATGTCCATCCGTCGACTCTCGCAGGGAAAGGCAGAACGA AAAGATCCGGCTGAGGAATCCGAGCAAAAATCACAGATCGCGAATTTCGAGCAACCGACTAGAAGCGGCTCCACTTCCGGTATTTCGGAAAAATCCGTTACAGCCAAATTGAAGAACACAAC GGAACCAAATTCCTCGTCGAACGGCGATTCAGCGAACGACGAAGTGAATGCTGACTTGGTCTTTGAAGCTGCTCTGCTGAATTACGGCAGTCGGAAGTGTTTCATGCTGGGCTTATTTCTGCTCTGCACATCCCCCGGAATTCTGAATGGGTTCCACGTGATGGTGTACGTATTTTACGGGTACACACCGCAGCATTGGTGCGCCATTCCCGTTCTGGAAAAAGCTGGATGGACACCGGAACAAATTCGTAATATCTCTAGTCCAAA ACCCGGTGATTGGTCGAATTGCGAATACTACAAACGAAACTACGCCGCGTTGGAGAAAATGAGCTACCAACAAGCGATGAGAAACGTGGAATCGCAGACAAAACGTCACATTTTAACAGACTGTATCGAATTCAGCTACGATCTCAAGGATGCGCAGGGTACCTCGGTGGTCACAGAG TGGGATCTAGTGTGTCAACGTCTCGCTCTGAAAGCCACCGTCCAAACTGCGGTCTCTGCTGGAAAGTTCGTGGGAGCTTTTACCTTCGGAATGATCGCCGACAGGTTTGGACGAAAAGTTGCCTTCACGACGGCTTGCTGCATCTACATTTTGGCCGGGCCAATAGTCGCCTTCACCAGTCTTTACCAACTTCTCATAGCCGCGAGGGTTTTCATCGGAATCGCCGGTCTCGGTGCTTTCGAAAGTGCCTATTCTATCG TGTCAGAGATATCACCGCCGAAGCTGAGATCTACCTTCGGGGTTCTATACAACCAAAGTTATCCGGCAGGAATCTTGGGGGTTTCTTTGATCGCCTACTACGTCAGGGATTGGCGAAATCTTCAACTCTGTGTTTCATTGCCCGCTCTATTCCTTGTTTTTCACGTATGGCTGATCCCCGAAAGTCCCAGGTGGCTCTACTACTCGGGACGTACCAGCAGAGCCTGGGCCATTGTTGGGAAATATAGCGACGAAGACCCGACAGCAAGGCATAA ACGCACGAGCGGATCCAACAGAACAGCTTCACAGAAATCGTTATCGGCGCGAATTCGTGCTGCGATTGTTAATTGCTCGAGCTATCTGCATCACAAGGAGTTCAGGATACGATTGATAGTTTGCTGGGTTGTTTGGTTCTTTACGGCAATGTCTTACTACGCTCTAACGATTAACTCCGCGAGTCTGAAAACCGATCCCTACGTCTACGTGGCTTTGTCAG GAGTCGTCGAGGCAACCAGCTACGTGTTTCCGGTACCGTTGTTGCGCGTCGTTGGGAGGCGAACGGTGGCAACGGGTCTTCTCTTGACAGCGAGCTTTGCTCTCCTGCTCCTCTTGATCATCCCAACGAACATGACGGGGTGGAAAGTGGCAGCCTCTCTTCTAGGTCGGCTTTGCGTGAGCGCCGTCTTCTCGGTCATCATTATTCACGCGTTTGAATTGTTTCCAACTGTGACCAGGAACACCGCAATTGGAACCAGCTCCACCATGGCGCATGCAGGGAGCGTTTTCGCGCCTTACCTCGTCGACTTCTTT GCAATATACGGATGGTTTATTCCCTCCACAATATGCGGTCTGGGACTGCTTCTGGCCGGGTTTCTGACGCAAACTTTACCGGAGACGAAAGATCTCGCCCTCTACGACACCCTGGATGATCTCTCGAGCAGGTGTCGAGATCATCCCGAAGAAAAGGTGtccataaaaaattgtacgctcTGCAGATACCTCGGTAAAACTCGTACCAACGTGTAA
- the LOC124177454 gene encoding phosphatidylinositol-3-phosphatase SAC1 isoform X1: MALNTDIYDDLYLYATPEKFYVEPVGTKELLVVDRVTQQIYTQAGTASQIPPTASRRRIWGIVGTIRLLACRYLIVITDAERVGTIAGHQVYKLGSTEIIPYMRSLLHLNEKQISNNTTYLEMIKSVLNTPHFYFSYTYDLSHTMQRLHNTTPEFLQMPIHERADLRFVWNAYLLQELTSRPEQHRFCLPIIHGFLSLSTVIVNGIAFNWGIISRRGVHRAGTRLFSRGIDANGNVSNYVETEQLVEVNGDRSSFVQTRGSIPLFWQQAPNLKYKPKPVLNNQEDHHTACARHFETQIFHYGKQILVNLIDHRGAEDVLEKAYCDIVNRIGNQNVRYESFDFHAECRKMRWDRLNILMDRLAHDQEQMGSFTLSRDGALLSAQDGVFRTNCIDCLDRTNVVQSMLARRALSDALRRLGILQRVEDHPSLEYLFKQVWADNADVISIEYSGTGALKTDFTRTGKRTKLGAIRDGVNSLTRYYKNNFTDGYRQDSIELFLGRYIVQDGECLTVKCPLDAERNWRYATFPLVLLVASSMLVAHAILPSRYTTEVLLYMLFWGAMVGGTFATVIHHGKQYVDKPKLL; the protein is encoded by the exons ATGGCGTTGAACACCGATATTTACGATGATCTTTACCT atACGCAACGccagaaaaattttatgtcgAACCAGTTGGAACCAAGGAATTATTGGTAGTCGATCGAGTTACCCAGCAAATTTATACCCAAG CAGGTACAGCAAGTCAGATTCCTCCTACTGCCAGTCGTCGTAGAATATGGGGAATTGTGGGCACAATACGCCTATTGGCCTGTCGCTACCTGATAGTTATCACAGATGCGGAACGTGTGGGTACTATAGCGGGACACCAAGTTTACAAACTTGGGTCTACAGAAATTATACCATACATGCGATCATTGCTACATTTGAACGAAAAGCAAATAAGCAACAATACCACTTATCTGGAAATGATCAAGTCTGTATTGAACACACCACATTTTTACTTCAGCTATACCTACGACTTGAGTCACACTATGCAAAGGCTGCATAATACTACGCCTGAATTTTTACAG ATGCCGATACACGAGCGAGCAGATCTAAGATTTGTTTGGAATGCGTATCTACTACAAGAACTAACTTCTAGGCCTGAGCAGCACAGATTCTGTCTGCCCATTATACATGGCT TTTTGTCACTAAGTACAGTAATTGTAAATGGTATTGCATTTAACTGGGGAATAATATCCCGTCGAGGAGTACATCGTGCAGGAACAAGATTGTTTTCTCGTGGGATAGACGCCAATGGAAACGTATCTAATTACGTAGAGACGGAACAGTTGGTAGAAGTGAACGGAGACCGTAGTTCGTTTGTTCAGACCAGAGGATCAATTCCACTCTTTTGGCAACAGGCTCCAAACCTAAAATATAAGCCCAAGCCGGTGTTAAATAATCAGGAAGACCATCATACTGCTTGCGCACGCCATTTCGAAacacaaatatttcattatggGAAACAGATACTAGTAAATTTG ATTGATCACAGAGGAGCGGAAGATGTACTTGAAAAAGCCTACTGTGATATTGTCAATAGAATTGGCAATCAAAATGTCCGTTACGAATCATTCGACTTTCACGCGGAATGCCGAAAAATGCGATGGGACAGATTGAACATTCTAATGGACAGATTGGCCCACGATCAAGAGCAAATGGGCTCCTTTACACTTTCCAGAGATGGAGCGTTACTCTCTGCACAAGATGGAGTATTCAGAACAAACTGCATCGATTGTTTGGATAGAACAAATGTTGTACAAAGTATGCTGGCTAGAAGAGCGCTTAGTGACGCATTGAGAAGATTGGGAATACTGCAGCGAGTTGAAGACCATCCGTCGCTAGAATACTTGTTTAAACAG gTTTGGGCAGATAACGCGGACGTAATAAGCATAGAATATTCAGGTACTGGTGCAttgaaaactgattttacaCGTACTGGAAAACGGACTAAACTTGGAGCCATACGAGACGGTGTTAATTCCTTGACCagatattacaaaaacaatttcaccGATGGATACAGACAA GATTCCATAGAGCTTTTCCTGGGACGTTATATTGTGCAAGACGGTGAATGCCTTACGGTGAAATGTCCGTTGGACGCCGAACGTAATTGGCGGTACGCTACGTTCCCCTTAGTTTTATTGGTCGCGTCGTCGATGCTCGTCGCTCACGCGATTCTCCCGTCCAGATACACTACAGAAGTATTACTTTACATGCTGTTCTGGGGTGCCATGGTTGGTGGAACGTTTGCGACAGTTATACACCATGGAAAGCAGTATGTTGACAAGCCGAAACTTTTATAG
- the LOC124177454 gene encoding phosphatidylinositol-3-phosphatase SAC1 isoform X2 produces MALNTDIYDDLYLYATPEKFYVEPVGTKELLVVDRVTQQIYTQGTASQIPPTASRRRIWGIVGTIRLLACRYLIVITDAERVGTIAGHQVYKLGSTEIIPYMRSLLHLNEKQISNNTTYLEMIKSVLNTPHFYFSYTYDLSHTMQRLHNTTPEFLQMPIHERADLRFVWNAYLLQELTSRPEQHRFCLPIIHGFLSLSTVIVNGIAFNWGIISRRGVHRAGTRLFSRGIDANGNVSNYVETEQLVEVNGDRSSFVQTRGSIPLFWQQAPNLKYKPKPVLNNQEDHHTACARHFETQIFHYGKQILVNLIDHRGAEDVLEKAYCDIVNRIGNQNVRYESFDFHAECRKMRWDRLNILMDRLAHDQEQMGSFTLSRDGALLSAQDGVFRTNCIDCLDRTNVVQSMLARRALSDALRRLGILQRVEDHPSLEYLFKQVWADNADVISIEYSGTGALKTDFTRTGKRTKLGAIRDGVNSLTRYYKNNFTDGYRQDSIELFLGRYIVQDGECLTVKCPLDAERNWRYATFPLVLLVASSMLVAHAILPSRYTTEVLLYMLFWGAMVGGTFATVIHHGKQYVDKPKLL; encoded by the exons ATGGCGTTGAACACCGATATTTACGATGATCTTTACCT atACGCAACGccagaaaaattttatgtcgAACCAGTTGGAACCAAGGAATTATTGGTAGTCGATCGAGTTACCCAGCAAATTTATACCCAAG GTACAGCAAGTCAGATTCCTCCTACTGCCAGTCGTCGTAGAATATGGGGAATTGTGGGCACAATACGCCTATTGGCCTGTCGCTACCTGATAGTTATCACAGATGCGGAACGTGTGGGTACTATAGCGGGACACCAAGTTTACAAACTTGGGTCTACAGAAATTATACCATACATGCGATCATTGCTACATTTGAACGAAAAGCAAATAAGCAACAATACCACTTATCTGGAAATGATCAAGTCTGTATTGAACACACCACATTTTTACTTCAGCTATACCTACGACTTGAGTCACACTATGCAAAGGCTGCATAATACTACGCCTGAATTTTTACAG ATGCCGATACACGAGCGAGCAGATCTAAGATTTGTTTGGAATGCGTATCTACTACAAGAACTAACTTCTAGGCCTGAGCAGCACAGATTCTGTCTGCCCATTATACATGGCT TTTTGTCACTAAGTACAGTAATTGTAAATGGTATTGCATTTAACTGGGGAATAATATCCCGTCGAGGAGTACATCGTGCAGGAACAAGATTGTTTTCTCGTGGGATAGACGCCAATGGAAACGTATCTAATTACGTAGAGACGGAACAGTTGGTAGAAGTGAACGGAGACCGTAGTTCGTTTGTTCAGACCAGAGGATCAATTCCACTCTTTTGGCAACAGGCTCCAAACCTAAAATATAAGCCCAAGCCGGTGTTAAATAATCAGGAAGACCATCATACTGCTTGCGCACGCCATTTCGAAacacaaatatttcattatggGAAACAGATACTAGTAAATTTG ATTGATCACAGAGGAGCGGAAGATGTACTTGAAAAAGCCTACTGTGATATTGTCAATAGAATTGGCAATCAAAATGTCCGTTACGAATCATTCGACTTTCACGCGGAATGCCGAAAAATGCGATGGGACAGATTGAACATTCTAATGGACAGATTGGCCCACGATCAAGAGCAAATGGGCTCCTTTACACTTTCCAGAGATGGAGCGTTACTCTCTGCACAAGATGGAGTATTCAGAACAAACTGCATCGATTGTTTGGATAGAACAAATGTTGTACAAAGTATGCTGGCTAGAAGAGCGCTTAGTGACGCATTGAGAAGATTGGGAATACTGCAGCGAGTTGAAGACCATCCGTCGCTAGAATACTTGTTTAAACAG gTTTGGGCAGATAACGCGGACGTAATAAGCATAGAATATTCAGGTACTGGTGCAttgaaaactgattttacaCGTACTGGAAAACGGACTAAACTTGGAGCCATACGAGACGGTGTTAATTCCTTGACCagatattacaaaaacaatttcaccGATGGATACAGACAA GATTCCATAGAGCTTTTCCTGGGACGTTATATTGTGCAAGACGGTGAATGCCTTACGGTGAAATGTCCGTTGGACGCCGAACGTAATTGGCGGTACGCTACGTTCCCCTTAGTTTTATTGGTCGCGTCGTCGATGCTCGTCGCTCACGCGATTCTCCCGTCCAGATACACTACAGAAGTATTACTTTACATGCTGTTCTGGGGTGCCATGGTTGGTGGAACGTTTGCGACAGTTATACACCATGGAAAGCAGTATGTTGACAAGCCGAAACTTTTATAG
- the LOC124177461 gene encoding malate dehydrogenase, cytoplasmic: MAEPINVVVTGAAGQIAYSLLYQLAAGSVFGPEQPINLRLLDIPPMMEVLQGVVMELDDLALNLLREVTPTADPAVAFKDAAAAFLVGAMPRKQGMERKDLLSANVKIFKVQGEALDKFARKDVKVLVVGNPANTNALICSHYAPSIPKENFTAMTRLDQNRAQAALAARLAVQVDRVQNVIIWGNHSSTQYPDAHHALVHLPTGAKPVPEAVNDDAWLNGEFVEKIQKRGAAVIAARKMSSAMSAAKAAGDHMRDWWIGTRPGKWVSMGVVSDGSYGIPKDIVFSFPVTIKDHQFKIVQGLPINEFARAKLNATAKELEEERAEANSVLEQ; the protein is encoded by the exons ATG GCTGAACCAATAAATGTCGTCGTCACCGGGGCTGCAGGTCAAATTGCGTATTCCTTGCTGTACCAATTGGCAGCTGGTTCAGTTTTTGGACCCGAGCAGCCCATTAACTTGAGACTCCTGGATATTCCACCAATGATGGAGGTACTTCAAGGCGTCGTTATGGAGCTGGATGATCTGGCACTCAACCTTCTCAGGG AAGTAACGCCCACGGCTGACCCAGCAGTAGCATTTAAAGATGCAGCAGCAGCTTTCCTTGTTGGCGCAATGCCAAGGAAACAGGGCATGGAGCGCAAGGATCTGTTATCAGCTAATGTGAAAATCTTCAAAGTACAAGGAGAGGCACTGGATAAATTTGCACGAAAAGACGTCAAAGTATTGGTTGTTGGCAATCCGGCAAATACCAATGCTCTAATTTGCTCGCACTATGCGCCTTCAATTCCAAAGGAAAACTTCACAGCTATGACCCGGTTGGACCAAAACAGGGCCCAGGCTGCCCTAGCTGCTCGCTTGGCTGTACAG GTTGATCGCGTCCAGAATGTAATTATCTGGGGAAATCACAGCTCCACCCAATATCCTGATGCGCATCATGCTTTGGTTCACCTTCCAACTGGAGCGAAACCAGTTCCCGAAGCAGTTAATGACGATGCCTGGTTAAACGGAGAGTTTGTGGAGAAAATCCAAAAACGCGGAGCAGCCGTTATAGCTGCCCGGAAAATGTCTTCAGCTATGTCAGCTGCCAAGGCTGCCGGAGACCACATGAGAGATTGGTGGATTGGTACACGGCCTGGAAAATGGGTCAGCATGGGTGTCGTATCCGATGGAAGCTACGGTATTCCTAAGGACATAGTGTTTTCATTCCCAGTCACGATTAAGGATCATCAGTTCAAGATTGTTCAG GGTCTGCCAATCAACGAATTTGCAAGGGCCAAGTTGAATGCAACAGCCAAGGAGCTGGAAGAAGAACGCGCTGAGGCCAACTCCGTTCTGGAGCAGTGA